The following DNA comes from Chitinophaga nivalis.
AAATACCGCTACCGGATATTCTAATTTTTCGTTCTCAACAATACTACAGCCGGCTGCTTTATTCCAGGAAATACGTCCTGTAATAAGCCAGCCGGCTTAATTTATTATTTACTTCCTATAGATTATATCAATACCTTTACCGGAATAATATTGAGGACATGACAACCGTACAATTGGAATATATTGTTGCAGTAGAGACCTATCGAAGTTTTGTGATAGCGGCTGAGAAGTGTTTTGTTACGCAGCCCACCTTAAGCATGCAGATACAGAAACTGGAAGATGAACTGGGCGTTAAACTGTTTGATCGCAGTAAATTACCGGTGGTACCCACAGAAATAGGCATCGCCGTCATCTCGCAGGCACGGATAATTCTCAAGGAAAATGCCCGTATCCGGGAGATCATCACCGACCAGAAAAAAGAAGTACAGGGTACCCTGAAAGTAGGTATCATCCCCACACTGGCCCCTTACCTCCTCCCACGTATTCTCACCGGCTTTATGAAAAAATACCCTAAAGTAAAACTGGAAATATGGGAATATCCTACGGAACAAATCATGCAGCAACTGAAACAGGAATTATTGGACTGCGGCCTGCTGGCGACTCCCCTGCACAACCCGCACCTCGAAGAACATCCGTTGTTTTATGAAACGTTTGTGGTATACACGGCTAAAAGCAATCCCTTATTTGAAAAGAAAGTGGTAAGGGCTGATGAACTGGATATAAAAGAAGTATGGCTGCTGAATGAAGGGCATTGCATGCGCAATCAGGTCCTGAATATCTGTAAGGATAAATTCACCGCCGGCGAACATAAAAACCTGGAATATAATACCGGCAGTGTGGAAACGCTGAAAAGAATGGTAGATCTGAACGAAGGTTATACGATTTTGCCGGAGCTGTCATTACAGGATCTGAATACCCGCCAGCTGAACATGGTACGCTATTTCAAAGCGCCCGAACCGGTTCGGGAAATCAGCCTGGTCACCCACAGACATTTCATCAAACAAGCGTTGATAGAAGCTTTCAAGAAAGAAATCTTACAGCATGTGCCAGATAAAATGAAGGTGCAGAAAAATAAAAAAGTAGTAGAGATTATCAACAGTTAAGCTGTTTAATCTAAAGAAAGACGCATTTTCAGGACCATGATACGCGCAGTCAACTGCCCGATATTTTCCTAAAAATGCGTCTTTTTTTTATTTTTATACGCTTATACTCTTCCCGGCTTGTAATAACGCATCGCTTCCGGCATCAGCTGTTGCAGCTTCTGTACACGGGTAGCATCGCTGGGGTGCGTGCTTAAAAACTCCGGTGGTTTCTGTCCACTGCCCATACTGCCCATACGCTGCCAGAATGGAATAGATTCCTGCGGATTATAACCTGCCATCGCCATAAAAATAACACCCAGGTGATCTGCTTCCAGCTCATTGGAACGGGAGAAGGCTAACATGCCCACATTACCACCGATACCAAATGCCTGGTTAAAGATATTCACGGCAGTAGGATTTTTTCCCAATGCTACAGAACCGGCTACCTGTATGCCCTGTGCGAGTAATCCCTGGCTCATACGTTCATTACCATGACGCGCAATCGCGTGGGCTATTTCGTGTCCCATTACACAGGCCAGTGCGGTTTCATTCTGTGTTACCGGCAATAAACCGGTATACACTACAACTTTACCACCCGGCATACACCAGGCATTCACTTCTTTACTGTTTACGAGGTTGAATTCCCATTTGTAATCGGCAATTGTACTGGCCATCCCCTGTTGGTTCATGTATTGCGTTACCGCCGCTGCGATACGCTGACCAACACGTTTTACCATTTCTGCATCTTTACTGGTAGTCTGAGAAACTACTTTGTTTTCAGAGAGAAATGATTGGTACTGCTGCAATGCCATTGATTGCATGGTGCTTTCGGGGATCAGGTTCAACTGGCTCCGACCAGTGATAGGCACACGTGTACATGCTGCCAGTAATCCAAGGCCTGCTGCAAAAAGGAGTACATTCTTTTTCATGGGAGAATTAATTTATTAAAAGTGCTTCAACGAAAAAAGCATAAAGCAAAAAGCATGCACATTCATAGGCAACTGCTTTTAACTTTATGCTTCTTTGCTTATAGCGTTGAGCTTCAGACTTAACTTTTTTCTTTCCTATTCTTAAATAAGGGGACTTTGCTCTCTACACCTTTCAACAATCTCGTAATATTTTTCTGATGTGTTAATACCACCATTAACGCTACTGCTATGGCAAAGATGCGATAAAAGATCTCCGGTTCATTGAAGATATAGAGGATTAAAATAGGAAATGCGATGCTGGCGATGATAGAACTCAGGGATACATACCTGGTTAAAAAGAGAATCATGAGAAATACGCCCACGCAGCACAGGGCTACCAGCGGCTGAATAGCCAGTACCAACCCAAAAAGGGTGGCAATGCCTTTTCCTCCTTTGAAATTAGCCCAGATAGGAAATATATGACCAACTACCGCAGACAGGCCCAGACCAATCTGCAGGTTTACCAGCTGTGTAAGATGTTCCGGATCGAGGTAGTAAGGAGCCAGGTAAGCCAGTCGAACGGCTAACACCCCTTTCAACATATCTACTACCATTACAAAAGTACCTGCTTTGGGGCCTAATATCCGGAAAGTATTCGTTGCACCGGCATTGCCGCTGCCATACTCCCTGATATCCATACCAAAAACGCCTTTACTAACCCATACGGCTGTCGGAACCGAGCCTATCAGATAAGCGCAAAAAAGCAATAAAATTTCTGTCATCACTATAAGTTAGGAATGCTAAGATAACGAATTCTGTGTTAAAATTAAGTGAATATTAGAAAACCAGATAACACAAAAGTTGGATTATCAATGCATTTCATATGATTTTTTTAAGTTATTATGCTACCGGTACGCCCAGCTGCAGTGCCAGCCAGTTATCTTTTTCTATTCTTTTTTCTGCCGTAAACCCGTGTGGGAGCGCAGCTGCCAGGATTTGCGCTTCATCGGAAGGCATGATACCACTCAGCAGCAATTTTCCGCCCGGCTCCAGCAAACGACGCATATCGGCCATGAAACGGAGCAAAATGTTACAGTTGATATTGGCCAGCAGGATATCATACCGGCGGGTAACCGCTTCCAGATTATCTGCCTGCCACACCTTTACCACGTGCATGTTATTATCAGCAATATTCTCCAGGGTATTATTCACCGCCCATTCATCATAATCAATGGCATCTGCTGTGGTAGCACCCATCATTTCTGCCAGGATAGCCAGGATACCTGTTCCCGTACCAAAGTCAAATACGCTTTTTCCGGCAACCGGCAGTGTTTCCATCAGTTTGATCATGGAAGAAGTAGTGGCGTGATGCCCTGTTCCAAAAGCCATCTTGGGCGTGATCACAATTTCGTACACTGGTTTTGGTGTAAATGGCGGATGAAAAGCTGCCCGGATACCACAGAAATCATCGACCTGTACTGGCTGAAAATTACTTTCCCACACTGCATTCCAGTTTACAGGGACAATTGCGTCCTTCGTATAGGTGATACCGTAAGGTTGTAATACCGACTCCAGTGTAGCTTCATTATAATCCGCCTCGGGAATATAACCGATAAGTACATCAGTTTGTTCTTCAAATCCTTCAAAACCGACAGCGGATAGTAGTGCAATCAACAGATCGGTTTGTTCCGCTCCTGCACGCATGGTTATAGCAATGTGTGACATAAGCGGCAAATATAGGGAATTGCCTGTTAACCACATATCAGGGCCGCCAACTCTACCTGTTAATAAAAACTTCGTTCACCTAACCACGACCATATGAGCAAAAAACCCACTCCACCTGTACACGGGTATGACCCCGCCAAAGATCCTTTATACCAGGAACTCCTCGACTTTCTCCGGATGATGGAAAACAACCAACGCCTCGCTGCGCCCTCTCCTGCTGCGGCAAAAGATAAACATCCCCCACATAACGGATCCGCAGGAGCCACGATGCATTAATAGAAATAGTTTTATATTTGATAAATAAATCATATCAAATATACCTATGAAAACGCTCCTTCTCCTGCTGACCGGCATGACGCTGTGCCTTGCTGGTATGGCTCAAACCACAGTGATCAAAGTACAACCGGCCGAACCTCTGACAGACTCGATTACGTACCAGACTGAAAATGTGATGATGGTATTTAAGCGCCAGGACCTGATGGATTATATGATCGGCATGGATACTTCCTTACGCCAGAACAAGTATAATAACCGGACTTTCCGCCATATACAGTTTGTACGACTCAGCCCAACAGATATGGCTTCCCATTTCCGTAAAGCCTATTGTTACCTGGAGGATACCAACAACAAAGATTTTTCTTTCAGCACGGATAAAATGAATATGTTCTGGGCAGAAGACGGGGGTATCTTATTACCTTATGTAGAAGAAATATTACCGGGATTACTGGCCGAAGGCCGTTTGCGGGTAACAGACCGGATGAGCAAAGCTGCACAGCCAGCCTACCGGATGATACAGGAACCAGTGGACAATAACAACTATCGCGTTTTCCGGCTCACCAGCGGTAAAGAAATCTTTCGTGAAAGTACTTTCTGTGTAGAACAGATCACCCGGCGATAAATACTTCCCTGCAGTTATAAAAAAAAGAAAGCAGTCAACAAAGTGACTGCTTTCTTTTTCATTTAATTTTCAGTTATCAGTTAGCTACTCCAAGTCCTACTCTTCGCCATCAAAGGTAGGTTCCTGTGGCTTTTCCGGGCGAGGACCACGGTCACCGCCACGATCGCGGTTGTCCCGTCTGTCTCTGTCGCCACCACCACGTCTGTCGTCGCGTGGACCACGATCGCGATCACCACCACGTCTGTCGCCACGGTCGCCACGATCACGGAAATCGCCTCTGTCACCACGCTCTTCACGTTCCGGTCTTTCTACATAACCTTCTGGTTTAGGCATCAGCACTTTGCGGCTCAGTTTAAACTTACCGGTTTTAGGATCGGTACCGGTCAGTTTCACTTTCACTTTTTCACCTTCGGTCAGTACGCCTTCCATCGTTTCCAGGCGTTTCCAGGAAACTTCAGAAATGTGGAGCAAGCCTTGTTTGCCAGGCATAAACTCAACAAACGCACCGTATGGCATAATTGATTTTACAACAGATTCGTATACTTCTCCTACTTCCGGAATAGCTACGATGCCTTTAACCCAGGCAACTGCTTTATCCAGGCTTTCTTTCTGAGAAGAGAAGATGCTCACTTCACCGGTTTCTCCTACTTCTTCAATGTTGATAGTAGTACCGGTTTCGCGTTGGATTTCCTGAATAATTTTACCACCGGGTCCGATTACTGCGCCGATAAATTCACGGTCAATAATCAGTTTCTCCATGCGTGGTGCATGTGGTTTAGGTTCTGGGCGGGCAGCAGGAACGGCTTCATACATCGCTTCGATGATGTGCAGACGTCCTTTCTGTGCCTGTGCCAGTGCAGAACGCATTACGTCCATGCTCAGACCATCCACTTTAATATCCATCTGGATACCTACGATACCATCGCGGGTACCGGTTACTTTGAAGTCCATGTCACCCAGGTGATCTTCATCGCCCAGGATATCGGTCAATACCGCCCATTTACCGTCTGAAGCACGGGAGATCAATCCCATTGCCACGCCGGAAACGTGTTTCGGTAAAGGAACACCGGCATCCATCAGCGCCAGGGAACCGGCACAAACCGTTGCCATGGAAGAGGAACCATTGGATTCAAGGATATCGGAAACCACCCTTACAGTATAAGCATAGTCCGCACCTGGCATCATTTGTTTCAGGGAACGCATGGCCAAGTTACCGTGACCCACTTCACGACGGCCGGGGCCGCGCATCATTTTCACTTCACCGGTAGAGAACGGAGGGAAATTGTAGTGCAGGATGAATTTGGAATAGTTAGAAACAGCAGCTGTTTCGATCAGCAGTTCATCTTCCGGAGTACCCAGGGTAACTGTGGTCAGGGACTGTGTTTCACCACGGGTAAAGAGTGCAGAACCGTGCGGGGAAGGCAGGATATCTGTTTCCATCGCCAACGGACGTACCTGATCCAGTGCACGGCCATCCAGGCGGATGGATTCGTCCAGGATCATGTTACGGATCACTTCTTTTTCCAGATCATGCAGGTATTCTTTTACCAGCGGCTGATCTTCTTCCGGTAATTCGCCTAAGTGTGCTTTCAGTTCTTCTCCGATAGCCGCAAATGCATCGCTGCGTACGTGTTTGGCAGAAGCAGACTTAGCTACTACATAAATTTTATCTTGGGCAAAAGCAACCACTTTTGCTTTGAGTTCTTCGTTTTGATGCGGCAGGGTGTATGCACGCTTGCCGGTAACACCTTTCAGATCACGCAGTTCTTCCTGCGCTTTTACCTGCACTTTGATAGCAGCGTGTGCAGCCTCAATAGCGGCAATCAGGTCTTCTTCCTGGCATTCTTTACTTTCACCTTCCACCATCATGATGTTCTTATCGGTAGCACCGATGATGAAATCCATGTCAGCTTTGGCGAGCTCAGTACGGTTAGGGTTGATTACATAGTTGCCTTCGATGCGGGCTACCCTTACTTCAGAAATGATTTCCTGAATGGGAACATCAGAAACAGCCAGGGCGGCAGATGCAGCCAGACAGGCCAGAGCATCCGGCATTACTTCCGGATCGGAAGAGATCAGGGTTACTAATACCTGTACTTCGCAGAGGTAGTTGTCGGGGAACAGGGGGCGAAGCGCGCGGTCAATCAGGCGGGAAACTAACACCTCTGAATCGGACAGTCTGCCTTCACGTTTGAAGAAAGAGCCGGGTATGCGGCCGGCGGAGGCAAATTTCTCCTGGTAGTCTACAGTCAGGGGGAAGAATGACTGGCCTGGTTTGGGTTCTTTATTTGCTACCACAGTGGCCAGCAAAATAGCATTCCCTAAACGCACCGTAACCGCACCGTCAGCCTGGCGAGCTAATTTGCCGGTTTCGATGGTCACCATACGACCGTCTCCTATATCGAATTTCACTGAAATAGGTGTCAGATTCATAATAAAGTGAGGATTAAAAATAAAATTGTTCCTGGTATTATAATCGTCAAGTCAGGAACAACAAATGGTATACATACAAAAAACTATTCCCAACCAGGATAGTTGGGAATAGCGCTATAATTAAGTCATGGTTATTTCCTGATACCTAACTTCTCAATAAGGGCACGATAGCCTGTGAGGTTGGTTTTAGATAAATATGAAAGCAAACGCTTTCTCTGGCCAACCATTTTCATCAAACCGCGATGGGTAGAGAAATCTTTTTTGTTTTGTTTCAGGTGACCGGAAATGCTGTTGATACGCTCAGTCAGCAGTGCAATTTGCGCTTCCACAGAGCCTGTATTTTTCTCGCTTCCACCAAATTCCTTAAAAATATTGGCTTTCTTTTCAACAGTTAAGTAAGACATCTTTAAAAATAATAAGTAATAATAATGTTTTTTGACGCTATTTTTCCGGTGCAAAGGTAATTTAAAAAATAGGAATTACCAATTAACCGGAAATTAATAATAAAATTACAGTTAATCTACATCTGTAAAAATTTCTCCTTCAGCAACTATTAAGCAGAAAAATTCACGGCTGCATTATCGATAACATGCCCGTTCTCGGTCCGTAACACCCGGGACGGGAATTTTTGTAATACAATATAATCATGGGTAGCCATCACAATAGCGGTGCCTTCCCTACAAATACGAAACAACAGCTGCATAATACCATCCGATGTTTCCGGATCCAGGTTACCGGTGGGCTCATCCGCCAGAATCAGCTTCGGTGAGTTGAGCATGGCGCGGGCAATATCCACACGCTGCTGTTCTCCTCCGGAAAGCTCATACGGCATTTTGAAACCTTTGGTACCTAATCCTACCTTATCCAGCACATCCGCAATCTTGTCTTCCATTTGCTTCGGATCCTGCCAGCCGGTAGCCCGCAGGGCAAACTTCAGGTTGTCGTGTACATTACGATCTGTCAGCAACTGAAAATCCTGGAATACTACCCCCAGATTCCGGCGAAGGTACGGTACTTTTTTCCAATCCATCTTTTTCAGGTCAAAACCCACTACCTGACCGGTACCATCCTTCAACGGCAAATCGCCATACAAAGTTTTCAACAAGCTGGACTTCCCCGTACCCGTTTTCCCGATAAGATACACAAACTCTCCTTTGTTAACCGAGACATTCACATCTCCCAGGATCAATGTATTCCCCTGATATATACTGGCATTGGTTAATTGGATGATAGGCTGTTCAGGCGTCATGTATTTTTTCTGTTTTTACGATCTGTTGCGGCAAAAATAACTAATTAAAAAATAATCCGTTGTGATTATCTCCCAAATATGCACCGGATACTTCATTTCACAAAAACTAAAAAAATAGTTTTTAAACTAAGAATATAGTTATAACTTAGAATAACACAATTACAGTTACATGAAACAGCTGACCAAAGCAGAAGAACAGATCATGCAGGCCCTGTGGCAAACAGGACCCGCATTTGTAAAAGAACTGATTGAAGCCATGCCCGATCCCAAACCCCACTACAATACAGTATCCACCCTCGTAAAAATACTGATTGAAAAGGGGTTTATAGATTTCAAGGCCTATGGCAAATCTCACCAGTACTTTGCCCTGGTTACCAAAGATTCCTACAGCCATAAAACTGTCAACAATATTGTAAAAGGTTATTTCGGCGGCTCTTTCAGTAACATGGTCTCTTTTTTTGTGAAAGAAAAAGAGCTGAGTGTATCTGACCTGGAAAAACTGCTGCAAAAAATCAAGGACACTCAAAAAAAATAAGCCATGTTCCTACTTATCTATCTGGCTAAAGTTATCCTTTGTTCAGCCGTCTTATACGGCTATTACTACATTGCCTTGCGCAACAACCGCTTTCACCAGTGGAACCGGTACTACCTGATACTGATTACCCTCGTTTCCCTGGTCATTCCCCTGCTGCGCATCCCTTTGCCCTTTCAGCAACAGGCGCCCGCCACCGTGCTCACCTACACCAACCGCATTATCACCCTCCGGGAAAATGCGATTCCGGTAGCTGCTCCGGTGATTAATTTTCGTGTAGTGCTTACCGTTATTTATGCCGGCATCCTTCTGTTATTACTACTACGATTAGTAATCGGCTATTTTAAAATCAGGCAGCTGATCCGCACCAGCGCGGTACAGGACATCCCCCCTTTCCGGTTTATCGAACACCCGGCTGTAACGGCGCCCTTCTCTTTTTTCCGGTATATTTTCTGGGATCATCAAACACAGCTCAACAGCCCCGAAGGCCAGCAGATACTCCGGCATGAACTGGTACACCTGCGTGAAAAACATAGTGCGGATAAGATATTGATGGAAATCATCACCGCCGTTTACTGGATCAATCCTTTTTTCCATCTGCTGAAACGGGAACTGTCGCTCGTACATGAATTTCTGGCCGATAAAAAAGCAGCCGGGGAAGAAGTTGCCGGCTATGCGCAAACCATTCTGCAAATGGCCTTTCACAGCAAACAATTCCGGCTGACCAACGATTTTTTTCACCCGCCTATAAAACGAAGAATCCTTATGCTCACACAATTTCGTACCCCCCGGTTCAGTTATTTGCGCAGGATAATGGTATTGCCGCTTGCCGCATTTATTTTCTGTGCGCTTGCCTTTGTAGCAGACAAGCATCCGGCCGCCATTCGGATGCTGCCGGCTACCGGCACGCCCACCCCCACAACACCCATCATCGCAACACCCGGCGTGACGGCACCCGCCATGGCACAGGCCAACATGCTTCCGGTACAAAACAGTACCGATACGCCCCGCACCTTTGTAGACCAGCCGCCTGCCTACGTAGGAGGCGAAACCGCACTGGCCACCTATCTTTCCAGGAATATCACCTACCCTAAAGCTGCACATGAAAAAGGCACCACCGGAACTATTTTTGTGCAGTTTGTAGTCACGCAAAACGGAGCTGTGCAGGCAGTAAAAGCTGTTGGAAAAAATCCGGGCGATGGCCTGCAGGAAGAGGCTGTACGGGTCATTGAAGCGATGCCCAGGTGGATACCCGGTAGAGATAAAGGCAAAAAAGTAAGTGTCTTGTTTAACCTGCCCATCCGCTTTACACTTGAAGAAGATTCCGTGAAACAGGAAAAAGCAACGCCACCACCAGCGCAGGAACAGCTATACACCTTCGTAGATCAGCCACCCGTTTTCCCGGGCCAAGAGGAACAACTGGTGCAGTACCTCCGCAAATCCATCCGGATGCCGGCGGCAGCCGTGGCCGCCAAGGTAAATGTCACTGTTTTTGTACA
Coding sequences within:
- a CDS encoding hydrogen peroxide-inducible genes activator; the protein is MTTVQLEYIVAVETYRSFVIAAEKCFVTQPTLSMQIQKLEDELGVKLFDRSKLPVVPTEIGIAVISQARIILKENARIREIITDQKKEVQGTLKVGIIPTLAPYLLPRILTGFMKKYPKVKLEIWEYPTEQIMQQLKQELLDCGLLATPLHNPHLEEHPLFYETFVVYTAKSNPLFEKKVVRADELDIKEVWLLNEGHCMRNQVLNICKDKFTAGEHKNLEYNTGSVETLKRMVDLNEGYTILPELSLQDLNTRQLNMVRYFKAPEPVREISLVTHRHFIKQALIEAFKKEILQHVPDKMKVQKNKKVVEIINS
- a CDS encoding M48 family metallopeptidase, which translates into the protein MKKNVLLFAAGLGLLAACTRVPITGRSQLNLIPESTMQSMALQQYQSFLSENKVVSQTTSKDAEMVKRVGQRIAAAVTQYMNQQGMASTIADYKWEFNLVNSKEVNAWCMPGGKVVVYTGLLPVTQNETALACVMGHEIAHAIARHGNERMSQGLLAQGIQVAGSVALGKNPTAVNIFNQAFGIGGNVGMLAFSRSNELEADHLGVIFMAMAGYNPQESIPFWQRMGSMGSGQKPPEFLSTHPSDATRVQKLQQLMPEAMRYYKPGRV
- the plsY gene encoding glycerol-3-phosphate 1-O-acyltransferase PlsY, which translates into the protein MTEILLLFCAYLIGSVPTAVWVSKGVFGMDIREYGSGNAGATNTFRILGPKAGTFVMVVDMLKGVLAVRLAYLAPYYLDPEHLTQLVNLQIGLGLSAVVGHIFPIWANFKGGKGIATLFGLVLAIQPLVALCCVGVFLMILFLTRYVSLSSIIASIAFPILILYIFNEPEIFYRIFAIAVALMVVLTHQKNITRLLKGVESKVPLFKNRKEKS
- the prmA gene encoding 50S ribosomal protein L11 methyltransferase; this translates as MSHIAITMRAGAEQTDLLIALLSAVGFEGFEEQTDVLIGYIPEADYNEATLESVLQPYGITYTKDAIVPVNWNAVWESNFQPVQVDDFCGIRAAFHPPFTPKPVYEIVITPKMAFGTGHHATTSSMIKLMETLPVAGKSVFDFGTGTGILAILAEMMGATTADAIDYDEWAVNNTLENIADNNMHVVKVWQADNLEAVTRRYDILLANINCNILLRFMADMRRLLEPGGKLLLSGIMPSDEAQILAAALPHGFTAEKRIEKDNWLALQLGVPVA
- a CDS encoding polyribonucleotide nucleotidyltransferase, with the translated sequence MNLTPISVKFDIGDGRMVTIETGKLARQADGAVTVRLGNAILLATVVANKEPKPGQSFFPLTVDYQEKFASAGRIPGSFFKREGRLSDSEVLVSRLIDRALRPLFPDNYLCEVQVLVTLISSDPEVMPDALACLAASAALAVSDVPIQEIISEVRVARIEGNYVINPNRTELAKADMDFIIGATDKNIMMVEGESKECQEEDLIAAIEAAHAAIKVQVKAQEELRDLKGVTGKRAYTLPHQNEELKAKVVAFAQDKIYVVAKSASAKHVRSDAFAAIGEELKAHLGELPEEDQPLVKEYLHDLEKEVIRNMILDESIRLDGRALDQVRPLAMETDILPSPHGSALFTRGETQSLTTVTLGTPEDELLIETAAVSNYSKFILHYNFPPFSTGEVKMMRGPGRREVGHGNLAMRSLKQMMPGADYAYTVRVVSDILESNGSSSMATVCAGSLALMDAGVPLPKHVSGVAMGLISRASDGKWAVLTDILGDEDHLGDMDFKVTGTRDGIVGIQMDIKVDGLSMDVMRSALAQAQKGRLHIIEAMYEAVPAARPEPKPHAPRMEKLIIDREFIGAVIGPGGKIIQEIQRETGTTINIEEVGETGEVSIFSSQKESLDKAVAWVKGIVAIPEVGEVYESVVKSIMPYGAFVEFMPGKQGLLHISEVSWKRLETMEGVLTEGEKVKVKLTGTDPKTGKFKLSRKVLMPKPEGYVERPEREERGDRGDFRDRGDRGDRRGGDRDRGPRDDRRGGGDRDRRDNRDRGGDRGPRPEKPQEPTFDGEE
- the rpsO gene encoding 30S ribosomal protein S15, which encodes MSYLTVEKKANIFKEFGGSEKNTGSVEAQIALLTERINSISGHLKQNKKDFSTHRGLMKMVGQRKRLLSYLSKTNLTGYRALIEKLGIRK
- a CDS encoding cell division ATP-binding protein FtsE, with translation MTPEQPIIQLTNASIYQGNTLILGDVNVSVNKGEFVYLIGKTGTGKSSLLKTLYGDLPLKDGTGQVVGFDLKKMDWKKVPYLRRNLGVVFQDFQLLTDRNVHDNLKFALRATGWQDPKQMEDKIADVLDKVGLGTKGFKMPYELSGGEQQRVDIARAMLNSPKLILADEPTGNLDPETSDGIMQLLFRICREGTAIVMATHDYIVLQKFPSRVLRTENGHVIDNAAVNFSA
- a CDS encoding BlaI/MecI/CopY family transcriptional regulator, producing MKQLTKAEEQIMQALWQTGPAFVKELIEAMPDPKPHYNTVSTLVKILIEKGFIDFKAYGKSHQYFALVTKDSYSHKTVNNIVKGYFGGSFSNMVSFFVKEKELSVSDLEKLLQKIKDTQKK
- a CDS encoding M56 family metallopeptidase — translated: MFLLIYLAKVILCSAVLYGYYYIALRNNRFHQWNRYYLILITLVSLVIPLLRIPLPFQQQAPATVLTYTNRIITLRENAIPVAAPVINFRVVLTVIYAGILLLLLLRLVIGYFKIRQLIRTSAVQDIPPFRFIEHPAVTAPFSFFRYIFWDHQTQLNSPEGQQILRHELVHLREKHSADKILMEIITAVYWINPFFHLLKRELSLVHEFLADKKAAGEEVAGYAQTILQMAFHSKQFRLTNDFFHPPIKRRILMLTQFRTPRFSYLRRIMVLPLAAFIFCALAFVADKHPAAIRMLPATGTPTPTTPIIATPGVTAPAMAQANMLPVQNSTDTPRTFVDQPPAYVGGETALATYLSRNITYPKAAHEKGTTGTIFVQFVVTQNGAVQAVKAVGKNPGDGLQEEAVRVIEAMPRWIPGRDKGKKVSVLFNLPIRFTLEEDSVKQEKATPPPAQEQLYTFVDQPPVFPGQEEQLVQYLRKSIRMPAAAVAAKVNVTVFVQFTVHSDGSVGDTHTVGALKGYGLEEEAIRVVKEMPKWKPGVHNGRPVSVQYNLPISFRTKA